A DNA window from Suncus etruscus isolate mSunEtr1 chromosome 8, mSunEtr1.pri.cur, whole genome shotgun sequence contains the following coding sequences:
- the MED4 gene encoding mediator of RNA polymerase II transcription subunit 4, with translation MAASSSGEKEKERPAGTSGAAGGNSTRERLLSALEDLEVLSRELIEMLAISRNQKLLQAGEENQVLELLIHRDGEFQELMKLALNQGKIHHEMQVLEKEVEKRDSDIQQLQKQLKEAEQILATAVYQAKEKLKSIEKARKGAISSEEIIKYAHRISASNAVCAPLTWVPGDPRRPYPTDLEMRSGLLGQMNNPSSNGVNGHLPGDALAAGRLPDVLAPQYPWQSNDMSINMLPPNHSNDFLLEPPGHNKENEDDVEVMSTDSSSSSSDSD, from the exons ATGGCGGCGTCTTCGAGTGGTGAGAAGGAGAAGGAGCGGCCAGCCGGCACTTCGGGAGCGGCGGGTGGGAACAGTACGCGAGAACGGCTACTGTCTGCGCTGGAAGACCTGGAGGTCTTATCGAG ggAACTTATTGAAATGCTGGCAATTTCAAGAAACCAAAAGTTGTTACAAGCTGGAGAGGAAAACCAA GTACTAGAGTTGTTAATTCACAGAGATGGAGAATTTCAAGAACTGATGAAATTGGCACTTAATCAAGGGAAAATACATCATGAAATGCAAGTTTTAGAAAAAGAGGTAGAGAAGAGAGACAGTGATATTCAGCAACTACAAAAGCAGCTAAAGGAAGCAGAACAAATACTG GCAACAGCTGTTTACCAagcaaaagaaaaactcaagTCAATAGAAAAGGCAAGAAAAG GTGCTATCTCCTCTGAAGAAATAATTAAGTATGCACATAGGATTAGTGCAAGTAATGCTGTGTGTGCTCCTCTGACCTGGGTTCCAG gGGACCCACGGAGACCTTACCCAACGGACTTAGAGATGAGAAGTGGATTATTGGGTCAAATGAACAATCCTTCTTCTAATGGTGTGAATGGTCATTTACCAGGAGATGCACTCGCAGCAGGCAGATTGCCAG ATGTCCTTGCTCCACAGTATCCATGGCAGTCAAATGATATGTCAATTAATATGCTACCACCAAATCACAGTAATGACTTTTTGTTGGAACCTCCAGgacataataaagaaaatgaagatgatgtaGAAGTTATGTCAACAGACTCTTCAAGCAGTAGTAGTGACTCTGATTAA